The DNA segment GGCGAAGAGCTAATTTATGAATGGAATAGAACATTAGGCATTCAGGTTTTACATAGAAAACATGCAATCCCAGTGAAAAGCTAGTGAAAAGATCAAGTTTGCACCAGCTTCTTGACTACAGAAGCCATATATTTGCCCTGGTACTCTGCTAGGGCAAGCTCTGCCTCACTAGCTTGCCTTGTGCCATCTCCGGCAAAGACGCCAGCACCGTATGGAGAACCACCTCTGATTTCATCCATCTCGAACATACCAGCTCCAAAGGTGTATCCGATGGGAACGAAGAGCATGCCATGGTGGGTCAATTGGGTTATCGCAGTCCAACTATACCGAAGAGAAAAGAGTCAAGTTACTCTAACCAAGTCAATACCATCAACTTCTCATATTAATAAATTCAAACAGAGTATGTCAAAGCAAATTGTACACTAAATAAATTTGAAGTTTCTGCATTACTTTGAAGATAGGTTATTATAGACTGCCACGACTAGTCACACGGATAGAATTAATCCATAAAACATGGAACTTTCAAGTGCTTCTAGTGTGCAAGTGTTACAAGGCAAACACCTATGTGACACTTTCCACAACAATCAAGTAATATTTATCGCTAAAGTTACCGGATCTGAATTATTGAAAAGAACTTCCCTACTCGGTCCACTCACACTTCAGATGTATTTTTGGACACCACATTCAAAAATCAAATATGTCTCTTGAGAAAGTAACCTGAAAGGATTATGGCTTTAGTACTGCCAATGGCGACCATAACAGCTGCCATATCATCGTGCAAAAACTAGCAAAAATTGTTTTCCATGGCTATCATGTTCTTTGTTTAATGCTCTTCAGCAGGCGATTACAGTACTAGCTCAGAGATATAAACCATGTTGTATAAAAGTTCATATGTTCCTCGGTGTAAGCATTACAATTGGTGCCAATTAATCAAATTTAGAATGTTTTTCCAAGTAACTTTATACCTCCCCTTTCTGTTTCTGGGCATATTAGGACATAAACCAAAGCATCTTTTATTTCTAGGCCTACTATTTATTTTGTTACATATGTCCATACCATCTCGACAGATTCTTAAAAAATTGTTTCACTTTCAAAATAAACATTACTGCATAAGAACCAAATTCACACCGACTCATTTGAGATGATCTTAAGGAAATTCAAGTACCAAAGTAATCTAAAGCATGTGTTAACAATCCAAACTTACACCATGACCATCACCACCACTAATAACAACAATGAACAAGCATTTGGTCCCAAATCGTCAAATCTTTCCCCACAAGTTAGCCATGCTTGAGGTACCATACTCTTgtgtcttgttttttttttttttactttctataATCTCTTAGCACCTCTATCCCAAATTGGTCTCTCTAATCAGTTGTGGCTATAAAGAACTATCCTTATGCGAAGAAACATTAACATGATCAGATGATGACATTTTAAAGATTAAAGCTGTATAAAAAGTCTGTAGTTGTTTATACAGAAGCAGAAAGATAAAAAATTGGCAATAGATGGACTTACGCAGTGGTCTCCTGCCCTCCCCCTTGGCTACCGGTACTCACGAAGAACCCGGCTGGCTTGCCGGAAAGCTTCTGCTCCCTCCATAGCTGTCCAGTAGAATCAAAGAAGGCCTTCATCTGAGCAGCCATGCACCCATACCTAGTCGGAAAACCAAACAGTATCCCGTCCGCCTCAACCATCTCTGCAGCCGATATCAACGGGATCGCCGTATCCTTGGGCGGAGCATGCATCTTGTCCAAGACATCCGGTGGGAGGGTCTCTGCAACACGATACAGGACACCCTCTACACCTTCAATGTCATCCACACCCTTCTTCATCCGCTTGGCAAGAGACTCAACGTGGCCGTACATGGAGTAGAATACGATGAAGATCTTGAGCTTGGACTCGACCGACGATGGTGAAGCGGGTTCGACGACCTCTGCGCTGGCTTCAATCTTCTCCTCCGCGGGAATAGGAGCATTCTTCTCGGCGGTGGCGGAACCATCCAAGGCAGCAGCTGGCTGCCGCTTCTTGCTCGGCACGCAACCTCCTCCCTTCCCCATGTATCTTCAATCTGTGATCGTCGAAGCAGTTCAAACTCAGCAATAAGAATTCCGTCCCTCGCCAAACGTGTTGCTGAAAGACCCTAACTTTCTATGTTTCACACACTAATTTCGACGAGGAGCAATCAATTGGCCTCAACGCCCCAGGGGAAGTTAATTTACCAATCGATAACTCGATATAGAACCTTAAATCGAAAGCAGAAAAGGAGAGAAGCGCGTAACACCTTTCAATTCTGCTCTACGTTTCGTGGATCAAATAAAGCCAGCCGAAAAACGTTCAAGGAACAGAAAGATCTCACCTTGAAATCGGAAACCGCCTCCAACGTCAGTAAATGCCAAGACCAAACAAGAAACCTAATTTTAGGAAATCGCCAGCTTTTGGAAAGCTAATCAGATCAACTCCAATTTGATCTGTGATTCTTTTCTCTTCGAATCGAGGACACATTAAATCGTGCCTAATTCTGACCAGAACGAACGAGAAAACGAGATGAAAGAACATCGCACAGCATCTGACGTCGACTCTTACCGTGAGAGTTGCACGGAAAGGAGCTCCCGCGATCGCCTCCGCGGCTTCGAGATTCGAATCGCGGCGGGCATCCTTCGAACGGGAACGAGCAATAATACATGGCAGCGTTTGAGCCCTTCGCCGTCGTGCCGGCCATCGAGAAGGTTTGACGAGATCGGGTGTCACTTACCACCGCGACGGATCGGCTAAAGAACCCGTTCCAGCGGCCCACTCCATTTGCCCACTGCATAGACGACAGGTTGATGATTGTGACGTCATCATGCGCTGTTAATATCTCATCTAAATATCTGTTTTCTGTTTctagtttttgttttgtttcttttcacTTTGTACTTTACATGTCACTCCATTTCTGATGGCCGAAGTGGACGGGGTTTCCGGAAACATTTTTCAGGAAGTGTTTATTAGCGGCCGCTGAAACATCATCATCGACCATAGATTTCTGATTTTTGTGGATGTTTGGTAGGTGGGATTAATGTATTGATTTTTTAGATAATAAATGGaaagtaaattataaaaaaatcatgagCGATTTTTTAAAATactcttaattttattttctttttatagactgaaattttttatttttttagaaacaATCATTTTACCCCTATTAATCATCGTctattgataaaatatttaaaaaatagtatatatatatatatatatatatatacgaaagTCAATAATTTTGaggttatatatgtatatatatatatatatatactatttttaaaaaatattttatcaatagTGAAAACCTTATATAAGAGATATTTATGTGAACATTAAAATTAGGGTGGAAATACTCTAAGCGACGCTGCATGATGGTTTGGCCGGACCCGAATCCGCACGCATTCCCAAGGAAACGACAATCCAATCGACGACATGGGAATCAGCCGGGAAGCGCACTCGGAGGGCAACATCAGACACCGATAATTCGTTACTCCGCCGGAACTATCTTTTTGTCAACTTCCTCTTACGTGTTCGAACACTATTAGTGAACCTGTATGGACACATGGAATTGACTCGTGAGACTGTAGCTTATCTTAAAAGAATCCGGATGCTCATCTCAccgttttcttctcttcttttcccaGGAAGGCTTTTTCCTTTGCCGTCACGCGTTAGGGTTTATAGCTTCCCTTGGTTCGCCGGTGCCAGGTGCCGGGGCTTCCACGCGTAGGCGGTCTCCGTTGTGATTCTCGGCGCAAGTATTACTCCATGATCCGTTCACCGGTGGCTTTCAGTTTGATCGATGGAGTACGTGAAGAACGATAGCAGCGGTACATCTGCAATCTACTTGCGGAAAATTTCCCCGTCCTCTTTTCCCCTTCTTTTTTCATTGGTTCTTTTGATCCAGTGATTCTTTATTGCTTATTTGGCTTTTGCTTTTAATTTACTTCAGGCGGCGTTTAGGGTTCTTCTTGTCAGGGTTTTACGATCGATGGATGCATCGGTCTTAGGGTTCCAGTGGTGCAAGACGATTAAAGATAGGATTAAGGTGGGGCAGGGTTGTCGAAGATTGTGAGAACTTACTTTCCTGTTTGTGTTTCAGATCTTAGCCAATCTGACGGACGCAAATTAGTGTGAAAACATGGGGCACGGGTAGTTGATTGGATGCGATATGTATGTTTTATGTAATGTACTGCTTTCATGTGGTGTGTTGTAATAAATCTCTTTGCATTTGATTACTATTCGAAATAAGATGTAGATTTCGTGGTGGTTGATTGTTTTATCaccttttttattatataatacattctgaattttatatttattttgcttGTTAGATTAATGATTTTTCATGTTTTTGTTCATATTGGGGGGTGGTTGGTGGTGGAGATtaaggagggagggaggaaggtTGGGGTTAGTTTTGAGTTCTAAGAATGTTACATGAGTTTGATTCTGGACTTTTTCACACAATATAATTTCTCTAGAATTGTGCTCAATTGTTTTTGGTTTGTCTTTTTAGGTTGTCTTGTTGCCAGTGATTAATAGAACTTCCACCTACATGCCTCTTATATTTTTGGAGgtctttttttgtttcttaatcAGTAAACTTTCAATTAGTTTCATGAAGTTATTTTATGTTCTTGATGCATTTTGAGTTCCCAGTTAATAATTTTTATCATAGGTTGAATTATCGTAGTTGCCTGCATGTAACGAGAAGATAGCGCCACAGAGCTCCTGCACTTGCCTATAGTCCCTCGAATTTGTCCTAACTAATGAAGCTTTATGCATATAGTTTGGAGCCACTTGTAGCAGCCTCTACGTTGAGAGCTTTCTTGAGCACTTTGTTCAGAATAGAAATCTTGTTGTGTTTCCACTTTGgaacctcattctttcttgcatacGTGTAACAGGAACTGATGATGATCTACCAAATCCTGGCATCATTAGAGCAACTAAGGGTCTTGCTTGTTCTGGAATTATGGCCATCGCTTCAGGACCAATGTCCTCTGATAAAGATCTGAGGGACATGGAGTTCCAGGTTCACTGCATAGAGATCGAGGCATATAGTGCTGTTTTAAGAGCCTTCATTGCTCAGTCAAATGATCTTTCATGGGTACCTCTCATTCCCCAATTGGATACTTGTTTTGTATCCATATCAGGAAATAGTTTAGATGCATTAAAAAGTAGTGCATATGTAGATTATATAGGTTTTCTAAACATGCTTTATTTGAGTGTAATAGAGATTTTTAAAGatatcttttggtttgtttatCTTTCAGATAGCAATCAGAAAATGGTGCATATAGTTGCTGACTCTTTGGtgttatttgatttatataaTTCCCTTTCGTATATATCTTTGTGCAGGGCAAAGAAGAACTTATATCAGAATTACGGAAGGAACTTAGAGTTTCAGATGTTGAACATAGGGAAATTCTCGGGAAAGTCCATTCTGATGACTCAATCAAGTTTTTAAGGTATAAATCATCTCCAGACAGATTTATATTAAATCTCAGTTATGACAAGCTAGCCATGTAGAATATAAACGTATTTTTGCTAAATTTTAATCAGGGAATCACTTAAGAATGCTGAGGCTCAATTGGCAGCAATGAATCCTCCTCCTTTGGGGCCAAACTCTATGGGCCATGTACCCTGTAAAAAGTTGAAGCAGGGGCATATGACCATTTCAGCTTCTCCACAGTACCTGACTTATGCTCAGCCCTCATCAACTGCTGTTGAATTACCAGCAGTAAGTTATGATGGCCCTTTTgtggtattttgtttgattaaaattTAATTGTCACTCTTCTCATAGAGAAAGCAGTCATTGCTAACTTGAGCTTATTGTTAGATTTTACTGTTATGATCATGTTTGGGTCGTTGGGTTTCAGACGTGTTCTGAGTCAATTATATTTACTTCAGATTTAGGTTTCACCACTGGGTTAGATGTTCAGTTAATTTAGTGTCCTCTAGGATTCACTCATTTTATTTAGAATCTCTTAGTGGGCTGTTTTATTTCTTCTGATGGCTGGaatgtgatttaaaaaggcgctcgggcgctcgcctaggcgctcgggcgaggcgaggcgaggcccgagcgcctcgctaatctcccaggcggtgcgcttcaaacaggcgccgcctgggaaccaaggcgaccgaaccaggattttagctcTGGTTCGGTcttggttcggtctccgatggttagttggttcaatcgaaccaactaaaactgctATAAGTGACAATCGAATCCTAACCCATGCCggtgccgctcccgatcccgctgctcgtcgctgtcgttgctcgcaaaTGCTGCCGCTGTCGTTGTTGCCGCTCGCTCCTCCAGCtgctcgccactcctgctcccgctctcgctcctgctcctgctgccgttgctcgccgctcgccgctgtcgctgctcgcaaacgctgccgctgtcgccgctcgctcctcccgccgctcgtcgctcctactcttgctcccgctcccgctgctcgtcgctgttgctgtcgctgtcgccgctgccgcttcctcttttctcagttagCAGGcttagcacccccttacacttccttcttctccttctgttaacagtatacagtatactgttaacagtatactgtatactgttaacagtatactgtatactgttaatattgttaggtttatttgaaattattaattttcaatactgttaatagattttcttaatttaatagcatattttaatttaaaattttaaataattatatttattaattatattatatattttttatattttagtgcctcgcttcgctcgggcgagcgcctgggcgagtgcctagcgcctcgggcgtttttggaccttggcgccttttgccgcctagcactttttaaatcactgggctGGATTTCGCTTAGTTGAACTTGGATTGACCAAGAGCAACATGATAATTTAAATGGACATGTATTGATGAGGCATGTTTCATTGATATAAGAAAGCATGCTAATGAGACTTCAATAGACCCTGTTGTTAGACCAAATAAAAAGATTACAGCTTCACTATTCATTTTCACCTTCTTCAATCATCCCACATTTGAAATTTCTGTAATTCTTCAATTGTTCAAGTAACTGCAAATTCAGAGATAAGATAAAATGAGATCCTAGTTAACTGTGTGCAGGGAGAATATGAAAATATGAAGGTTAACTGCATCATGTGTGGTTCGAGTTGCTTTTCATCAAATCCTAAGTAATGTTTATGGAATCAAATTACTTTGGAGGCAAACTGTAATAAAGACATTGTTGTTCATGGTCAAATCAAGTTGATGATTCCTAGTTCAGCTATGCGTGAGGCTTAAGTTGAAATTTGTTATAGCTT comes from the Musa acuminata AAA Group cultivar baxijiao chromosome BXJ2-8, Cavendish_Baxijiao_AAA, whole genome shotgun sequence genome and includes:
- the LOC135618701 gene encoding protein EMSY-LIKE 3-like — protein: MEYVKNDSSGTDDDLPNPGIIRATKGLACSGIMAIASGPMSSDKDLRDMEFQVHCIEIEAYSAVLRAFIAQSNDLSWGKEELISELRKELRVSDVEHREILGKVHSDDSIKFLRESLKNAEAQLAAMNPPPLGPNSMGHVPCKKLKQGHMTISASPQYLTYAQPSSTAVELPAKHARDDQLVRKGTLFSPQSNGQALGPVNPNVQPNKMKARGSLIVQASKKGFVHSGVDILKPGSDIIEILATDKLIHEVERVCGGENPEPALVQRAKLILKDHERALLEAIGKLADVSDGDDSPDRIQYMIQEPQSRAHVFPNNRSRSHCK
- the LOC103993851 gene encoding probable NAD(P)H dehydrogenase (quinone) FQR1-like 2, whose amino-acid sequence is MGKGGGCVPSKKRQPAAALDGSATAEKNAPIPAEEKIEASAEVVEPASPSSVESKLKIFIVFYSMYGHVESLAKRMKKGVDDIEGVEGVLYRVAETLPPDVLDKMHAPPKDTAIPLISAAEMVEADGILFGFPTRYGCMAAQMKAFFDSTGQLWREQKLSGKPAGFFVSTGSQGGGQETTAWTAITQLTHHGMLFVPIGYTFGAGMFEMDEIRGGSPYGAGVFAGDGTRQASEAELALAEYQGKYMASVVKKLVQT